The following proteins come from a genomic window of Candidatus Babeliaceae bacterium:
- a CDS encoding tyrosine-type recombinase/integrase, with protein MNISEHVHNYAQEMKRRKYSERTVENYVSNLKSFFSWSTKDHPKNINEQDIKAYLSLFDEPNTQRSHHGAIKLFYEICLNQSEKFKYIPYCKKSKKLPIVLSQQEIQRMFNVCENLKHKIILALLYSCGLRVSELINLKWEHLDRSRMIINIIQAKGNKDRQVMLTPELIPLLEKYYKQYHPKEYVLNGQFSLQYSDRSVNEVMKQLADKAKINKRVYTHLIRHCSFTHMVEQGIDINLIQRLAGHSSVKTTSIYCHTSHNLISKIPSPLNSITL; from the coding sequence ATGAATATTTCTGAACATGTGCATAATTACGCTCAGGAAATGAAGCGTAGAAAATATTCCGAAAGAACGGTTGAAAACTATGTAAGTAATCTCAAATCTTTTTTTTCATGGTCAACCAAGGACCATCCAAAAAATATAAATGAACAGGATATAAAAGCTTATTTATCACTATTTGATGAGCCAAATACTCAGCGTTCGCATCATGGAGCCATTAAACTATTTTATGAAATCTGTTTAAACCAATCCGAAAAGTTTAAATACATTCCTTACTGCAAAAAATCAAAGAAACTGCCTATTGTATTATCACAACAGGAAATTCAACGCATGTTTAATGTGTGCGAAAATCTTAAACACAAAATTATTCTTGCTCTTCTATATTCGTGCGGATTAAGAGTATCTGAACTAATAAATCTTAAATGGGAACATCTCGACAGAAGTCGAATGATCATAAACATCATACAAGCAAAAGGTAATAAGGATAGGCAAGTAATGTTAACTCCTGAACTTATTCCATTACTCGAAAAATATTATAAACAGTATCATCCAAAAGAATATGTTTTAAACGGACAATTCTCTTTGCAATATTCCGATAGAAGCGTAAACGAAGTAATGAAGCAATTGGCCGACAAAGCCAAAATAAATAAAAGAGTATACACGCATCTTATAAGGCATTGTTCTTTCACGCACATGGTAGAGCAAGGTATTGATATAAATCTTATTCAACGCTTAGCCGGGCACTCATCAGTAAAAACGACTTCAATATATTGCCATACCAGCCATAATTTAATTAGTAAAATTCCTTCTCCATTAAATAGCATAACGCTATAA
- a CDS encoding MT-A70 family methyltransferase, producing MKKYQIIYADPTWSYDDKCLHRGGAERHYRTMDIEDIKNLPVNEIADENCMLFMWATFPKLQEALDVINAWGFQYKTNAFTWVKKNKKADSLFWGMGRWTRSNVEICLLAVKGSPKRLDMGVHSVIYAPIDKHSKKPTETRDRIIRLVGDLPKVELFAREVPECWDVWGNEVESSVAL from the coding sequence AATACCAAATAATTTATGCAGACCCAACTTGGAGCTACGATGATAAATGCTTACACAGGGGAGGGGCAGAAAGGCATTACAGAACAATGGATATTGAGGACATAAAAAACTTACCTGTAAACGAAATAGCAGACGAAAACTGTATGTTGTTTATGTGGGCAACATTTCCAAAATTACAAGAAGCACTTGATGTTATAAACGCTTGGGGCTTCCAGTACAAAACAAATGCTTTTACTTGGGTTAAAAAAAATAAGAAGGCTGATAGCTTATTTTGGGGGATGGGAAGGTGGACAAGAAGTAATGTGGAAATATGTTTATTAGCAGTAAAAGGAAGCCCAAAAAGGTTAGATATGGGAGTTCATTCAGTTATTTATGCTCCGATTGACAAACATAGTAAAAAGCCAACAGAAACAAGAGATAGGATAATTAGACTTGTTGGAGATTTGCCAAAGGTAGAATTATTTGCTCGTGAAGTTCCAGAATGTTGGGATGTTTGGGGCAACGAAGTTGAGAGCAGTGTCGCTCTTTAA